The Vigna angularis cultivar LongXiaoDou No.4 chromosome 9, ASM1680809v1, whole genome shotgun sequence DNA window TAGGTTCTATGTTAGCATGTTTTGTTGTTTGCTTGCTatttcatctatgttataattctgtcttttatgtttcttcttataatgtaatccttcttttcataaataaaatgatctcttgattatatgcatactttgtttaattgagggggagatcgTATTTAGGGGGAGCTTTTTACATCaaatctttttgcttatgatcaaaaagggggagaagaataatataaggggagaaatataaattaatacaggtattgctaactcTGTTGTTGtctgttagcttgtatgttttgcaggtaagccaaaattgcttttaaaattgaattttttgatcatcatcaaaaagggggagattgttaccaataaggagtattggtaaatcttgaagaaaattgttttgatgatgctgcaagaagttttagttgaagaagatattagaattatttaaaagcaatttgtagaaattaaatataataggaaagtcttgtaaactttgtataacttgcatttttaactgcaataatcgattatggaatgacaataatcgattatcacaaagtcatccagaaataatcgattatcacctcatataatcgattatcacatttttgaaaaacctgtaacggacttgaataatcgattatcacttacaataatcgattattcgtggcagttgggacttaaccttagatattcAGAACAGCTGGCTATATATTGGGTTTCTGTAAAGATCAAAGAAGGAAGtagttgaacagaagctcttgcagaatactgtttactttgttttgtaaCTGCATATGCATTGTGTTTTATAGAAGATTACTTCTCAGGGGTACTGGTACAAATTGAGTACACTTGGAATTGGGTACTTATCgaagttaatttaaaataaaacaaaattcatgcATTTAGTATGACTGATACGTTTAGGCACAACTTGAATTATAGCTAGGTATGTCCTATGTATTATTAGATACGTCttgtttttcagaaaaatagTCTTTTCAGGTAAATTTAGGGGTTTTTCcatctttttctctaatttctATTTTCCTCTGTTTAATTTAATCCATTCATCCTTCTTTCTTTGTGAGATGTGAGtttgtttatatcttttattataaagtccataaatcaaaatcagactatttttcattattttgtgaaaaataatggTTTATGTGTGAAAGGAGAATTTCTTTTTAAAGGGGGCACCTAGTAAGAGAGACTTGTCTCCTATGTCGTGTAGAGTTTTGTTCAACCAACAATATCCTTCATATCTTCTCTCTGTCATATTTTCTTTGGTTTCTGGCAGTCTTAATGCTAATGCATAGCATAACATAAGAGGAACTTTGGAAATATTTTCTTCATGTGGGATTTTACGATTCTCATGTAggaatttataaacaaaatttgaagTCATCTTATCTGTATCCCCACTATAGTTTTTGAAGGTTatagaaatacaaaaaaatggACTACATTTTAAGGGTTATAGGAAGATCAAAtgtattgatttttatttaccATACTTTCCATCTACCTCACTCAATTGTCAATTTCATAGTTTTCAGTTTGTGATAACTTTGATGGCTAGGTCTTGTCTATAAGACCTGGTAATTCAATTTCTTTATAACTTTTTGGATATTCGTGCCATTTATCATACAGGTGAAATACATAATCTCATTATTTGATTTCCACCATTTGTTAACAAGTTTGATTAGATAAAATACATAATCTCATTGTTGTGTTTTGATTTATCATTTATactgaataatttattttgttctataactaaattttatatgtaaattttaccaatatcttttgaattttctttttgagaTTATATGtaatcctttttattttttcatttgcaATAACATCATAATCCTTTCAGTTTTTTCATCATAGTATAAACTTGttagtaatttaaaatgttattttgacttatgaaaatgatttttcctTATGAGTCAGCCACACAAACATTTCAcgttttttactttatttcatttcaCCTTGGAAAGTGTTGACATTTCAGTTTTTATTCTTAATGAATGTATCTTAATTTGGATTAATATTGAAAGTGTTATGACAAGTTTTCTAAGTTAGCTATGTAGTTTATATTATAtcacattttaacatttttcaccCATCAATAATTCTTAAAtttgtctaataatttttttaatatattatcaattaattattattttatattgtaggtGTATATGAAAAAGAAAGCCTATCAAATGATGGAGACAATGAAGAAGTACCAAATGATGAAGACAATGAAGAAGTACGAAATGATGAAGACAATGAAAAACTACAAAACTAATGATTATTATTCAtaacatgtttattttaatttttacgaAATATTAATTGTACTTTTAATGTTTACagttcatataataatattttggtttatatttaatgtatacatttaattttagtttcatattatttaattttggtttatttatgataatcaaatcatttgaataataaaaaaaaagaattattcaCATTTTCGACGCTTTTGGGAAACCCTCACAAGTACCGACGGTTTTGGCAAAACTCCCGCTAGTCCTGGCGGTTTTATCAAAACTCTCGCTAGTACCAGCAATTTTGGCAAAACCCTTGCTAGGACCGACAATTTTGACAAAACCCCCGCTAGTACCAGTGATTTTGGCAAAACCCCCGCTAATAGTGATGCAACTTTTCTCAAGGGTTTTTCTAACCCCGGGTAAAGTACTTTCTGGGGGTTAAAACTGTcggaaacgaaaaaaaaaactcccaaaaaaattgtatatttttgtagtgagtAGAAGTAAATCTTTTGCAAATctaagtgtttttaattttttataaaactatatacaaacattttaatAACATAGACTTTGTACGAGGTTTCAATAATTGTGACtgtttatttatataagaaaattttgcagtatagaatattaaaatcttgattgacaacatatttaattttttacaaactaaatataattttaaggtttaaaccctcatttggtcctcatatttgtgtgtcaatctcaagtggatCATCGTGTTTTTTTCGTCTCAATCGGatccataaacttgtaaaaatgaaccAATTAAGTCCTCTCTGTTAAGTTATCAGTAACGCCGTCTAACTGTGATGACATGGTGCACACATGTGTATACATCTTATATTACGTGGAATTATGACGAAGAGATTTTCATAAACCTTTCAGAAAATGACTGTTGAGAAACACACAACTCTTCACTTTCCCGAATCTTCATAAGCTTCTTCTAACGATGAATTTCAATACCAAGTTCTCCATGCTTTCTCAAAGAGATATGGAAATCATAAGTGATTACTTCAAAATCGAGTAGGAATTCGTGGGTCCTAGGTCGTTTTACTCATTATCATTCAACGCTCAGCAGATCTGGAAACCATAAGTGAAAATCTGAGAtgcttttcctttctttttgcTTCGCTGTTATGAGAATCTTAAATTCTTGGattaatgaattttttctttgtttctcaGAGATTTCACTTTCGGCAGTTAATCCATTTCTTTGCATTAGTTGGAAAATAGAAGGAACCATTGGACGGTGGAGTGGGAGGCCGAGCAGGTGATGGAATAAACCTCTTTGCATTAGGGTTAAGCTTGAATTCCTTACAACACGAAAGGGGAAACTCATACATAAGACAATAACATAAAAGACTAGAACCAGACAGCGGGAAAACAAATTCCAGTCCAAAAGTTGGGCTTGAACTTCCATACCTTTGCATTTGGATTCAGAGTTGATTTTTCAAAAGACAGTGAACCAACTGATGAACTTGGAGATAAGCCAGAAGAGAAAGGGCAACAAACACCTGCTTTCCCCATCCATCGAGGAATAGCTTATGGCAGGGAGTTCAGATGTTAATTGCTTAGCATGATCATAAGAACCAGAGATAATCAAAAGGATCTACTGGTAATTTCCCTGATATAAGAAATATGAACACTCCCTTTCTCCTTTGATAAAATCGGGTTATATGTCATATAAAGATTACTCGAGACCATAAACGCAATGATCTTGAAGTTCTTAgtaatttattcttctttacCCCTTTTTATTTCCTCCTTTTGGTACTAAGATGTGAATATTGGCCATACTTTTTGGCCTCCTTTTGGTAGAAAGATTTAGATTAATGTATATCTTATCAAATCCTGATCATAGTTAGAAGCACCATCAACATCATCTCGAGTTATGGATGGTGTTGACAACAGAAAACATGTTATTCAAATTATACTATCAAACCAGTAACAGTGAGCCTCTTGTACTCaccattttatatttaagatataGTTAGCATTGGATCAGGCTAATTGCAAGGAAGGATCAAAATTAAGTCAATAATACTATAAAGTTCAGCTTGTGCAAAAGAAACTGGGTCATTTTCCCCTTTTACTGGGATGAAATTTCTCATTTATACAATATAAACATTTCAGACAATTGGCTTAATGTGCTTCAAAGTTCAAGCACAGACAttaaaaaagaaggaaaaaatgaTTGTATAACAAGATACTGTATAGCAACCATCCTCAGCCATTTATGTGCACTAGTATTGGAAAGGAAGTGGTAGACCAATGACTCTTTGAGAGCCATCTCTCGTGAAAAActcttctaaaaataataattaatgattcCATCCACAAATTTCTAGCTCTGTGCTTGAACCACATCTACAGAACTTGGACTACAAGGACTTAACTTTTTGTCTCGGCTCAAAAGCCTTTTAAATGACCTCAATGTAGCAGCCATTGGTGATTTCACCTCATCTTCAACACACCTACTTCCAGAAGGGGATAGAGAGGAGGAAGTGCACTCAATTGGAATATCAATCCCCAACATTCCATGACATCTACCATTAACATTGTCATCATCTGAAGAAGAAGCAAGTGGTGTAGATGATGGAGGAGAAGTTGGTTGCTGAGAATtaccttcttcctcttccaagGAAACCCCAAAAGAACTAACTTGTGTGTGGTTCCCCCAAACCAACACATTTGTGGGAAAAATTGAAGACTGTAAACCATGCATAGCACCTGAGTTCTCTTcaattgatgatgatgatgatgtttcaGTGTTCCCTGAGAAATCATTCTCTTCACTTGTTTTAGTGGAATCAAAACCAACAGGGTTCCTACAAAGAGGGAAAGTGGAGTGCGAATGGAACCACATGTCAATGCAATCCACATGAAACCCATGATTGCATTTCGGAAAAAGCCTGGCCTTTTCCCCTTCAATAATCTCAGAGAGACAAATTGCACACTCCAAACCTTCTTTGAAGTTCTCCGGTTGGAACACCAACACTGGAAAGGACTTTAAAACTGAAGGGTCAAGCCCAACTTGGTGACTCTCATAGACCATCGGGTCTTGCCCGGGGGCGAAGACAATTCCTCATACACACTCGCATCCAAATCCACCAACCTTCCTCGCCAAGGGCTGCACGCTTCTCCACCTCTTCATGACCATGTGGAGGATCTACTTCGAACGCAAGGTCAAGGATCTTTCATAGCTCATCAATGAAAGTGCAGAATCAAAGCCCCAATCCATTGCAACCATGGCAGAACACGAACCCTAATCTCTTAATACGAAGAAATTCCTAATCTAAGCCATTAAATAATATAGTTGTACAAgacttaataacaaattaaataaaaatttacacgTAATATAAGATGTATACACATGTGTGCACCATGTCATCACAATTAAACGGCGTTACTGATAACTTAACAAAGAGGGCTTAATTggttcatttttacaagtttatggacccgattgagaccgaaaaaaacaCAATGACCCACTTGAAATTGAcaaacaaatatgaggaccaaaggagggtttaaacctaattttaaagatgtaaaataatcatttaattttattgtgcgAAAAATTCTGTCTAAATCAAAACTATGACATTATATTCGTTTTGGAAAATTTCTTTTGacaaatttattatgataaactTTTTACATATTTCATatcattcaaataaattaatgaaactttatttcaaaaatcgtattaaaataaattgaggAGTACACAGACTAAAAGCCTCTTTTGAGTTTTCTCCTATTGATTTTATCACACATTCCACCATTTCTTCCCGCACCTTATCAAATTTCTTTCCACACTTCACcattttagattttatattttaggcttaatacctcttttggtccctctttaGGGGGGCAATGTTCAAGtccgtcctaccttttttaaaaagttcaatgtgatcccaacttgtgaaaaaagtgtgcAATTAAATCCCTTTTGGTTAcagtgttaattttttaacggtCCAAGTGCCCTCCTGGACAAAACATAATGAGGTGTCCACTTTTTGTGATTTCGTGGCACTGGAAAGTTAAATAACATGTTCAGCGAGAGAGAGGAATCTGTGCGAGAAGAGGGAGACTGCGAGGCTAACGAGCTCTTCGGCAAAGTGAAGAACGCATTCGGCAACTGTTGCGGAGAGACGATGGAGCTCGTCCCGAGTGGTGATGCATTGTGTGTCATCTCCGACGATGGCAGTGGAATGGATAGCGGCCCAAATCTTGCAATTTGGGATTAGGGTTTTTGAATTTGGGTTTTTGTTTGATCTGAGTTTGGGTTCCTTTGAGAGGTAGAATCCCGGTTGTAGAGCTGCGATCGTTGGGGCAGGTGGCTACGGTGTCGTAGGCCCTGGAGGCTTCCTCTACGGTGAAGCAGCCCCAAAGACGCTAGCGGACGCCTCTGAAATGGGCCCCCTGGACCAAAACTCTGATGGGTCAAGGCTTGAGCGTGGGAATTGATGATTTGGGAAATCATTGTCTCTGCAAGGTTGAGATAAAGCCATCGCTATTCTCAAAGAGAAAAGGGTCCAAGAATTTGGAGGTCCAATCTGGTAAAATTGATATCTTTTGGGATTTGAGTTGTGCCAAGTTTGGTTTCGGGCATGAGCCGCTGGAGGGGTTCTACTTAGTGGTCGTGTTCAACAAGGAGCTGGTGTTGCTACTTGGGGATCTGAAAAAGGAGGCATGCAAGAAGATGGACAGTGATTGTGCTTTTTCCCACAATGGTATCGTTTTCATCGCAGTGGAGAGCCGCATGGCCACCGGCAGGCTTGATTCGGAGGCCGCTATGGAGAGCGAGAGATTTTCCATGGCGGAGTTATCATAAAGCTTTGATCCATGGCAGAGTTATCATAAAGCTGATGTGTGGCAAGtaaattgttcttttaaaattcaaaattaacatattatattcCACATATGAGAAAAATAGGACAACTTATTAAGTGTTGGCCAACTAGGCAGCTCTACCGTTAAAATTTTgacgccgtaaccaaaaaggattaaTTTAATCCGatttttcacaagttgggaccacattgaactttttaaaaaaggtaggacaaACTTGAACATTGCCCCCCtaaagagggaccaaaagaggtattaagcctatattttaaaactaactaaattaattttacatttttttaaaataagagtgGTGAGTATTTATCcaaaaaattgtttcaaaattgATTTGGGGAAAATAAATTCCAGAATTAGGACATGCAaggaaaaaattgttaaaatggGTAACTTGTACAAACTGATTTTTATAACTGTATAGtatgattaaagatatttattagataaaatatcttattaaagatattttaagcggttaagatatttatgagtaactaactaGATTTTCAGGTAattaaggttatttttatttgacttatgaaacacttataaatacaatgacagagTCAAAAGCCAAGTAGGTTCCACTTATGTTTTATGGACTTTAGATAATATTCTATAGTGATAATATAATCActttcttgagagctgaggctccataactcacgtctgacttgagcgttggagtatcttcgcaggtacctcccccctcCGTTGGTGAAAGTAGACGAGCGGTATGAGCTGAAGGAGCGCGAACGACAATAATTGAGGAGAAGCGAGTGTCCCAAACATTTAaaagcaacaaagacacaccggaAAACATCtataccgaaacattttggcgcccaccgtggagCCGAGCGTCATCCCATTGATAGTGCAAGGAGCCAAGACGagcgctcggtctcgacatcgCTTCTTCGGATTAACACCATCAACACCAACCAATTTCTGCGGCTTTAGAGATAactattcattttattatttattttatagtctttataaactatttgaaatattattatcatcTCAACATATAAATGCATCCGTGACTAATGCATACCAGATAAAATGCCAactgtttatattattattgagaTTTCTTAGAGTGATACATCAGAGAAGGCTTCGTTCAACCGTCAGGTTCAAAAAGAATTACTTGAACCCCTGACAAAACAATATAATGTGACGTAAGAGCATTGTTTCATTCATATGCCATAAAAAAGTCCGAagcttttactttattttacaattaacGTACATTTTTATCTCATTTCTCACAGTGCAGTACTACCAAGCCTCATCAAGATTGGGGAAATagcgaaaaagaaaaagactacTGGTGGGTGGGATCTCCAACAAGCCCAACGATCACCACTACTATGTTCATTTCTCCACCACTCCCGGGGAGATGGCGTACCCGTCCTCCACAATCAGGGCTCATCATGAGCAGCACAACGGTCAATGGATTTTCTCCGATTGATGAGTTCGCGCTTCCCATAATTAAAATAGGCGTTCAGGCCACCTCAAATCCGCCAGTCCATCCCAAGCCTGGGGACCCCACGGTCTTCCATCACCTCCGATCGCGACTTTCGTCGGCGACAACCTCATGATCGACCGTTCCGTAGTGCGATTGATTCTAGGGTTTCTTGGGGTAAATAGGGATTTGATAGAAAGTGGCGAGACGAAGACTTTTTGTCACCATTTCATCGCCGAGGCTGCAACTTTTAATCCAGATATGgtcaacattttatatttttatgcagGCACTGGCAACGTTGTGAACCTGGTCACAACTTCCTACTCCGAAACATTTAGCCAtcataagtttattttattctttgctGAATAATctagtattttaatatattattcaacCTTTATCAGTGCTCACCATGCCGTCTTGATAAAGCAATTTCAGATACGGGTCACTTGGAGCGTCCTCGGTTTCTGTGAAACTTTTCTTGATAaggagaaaataattttcagaGCATAAGGCGTTGAAAGTGACTGCCTGTTGCGACTTATGAAGGATACGTTCAACGTCCCACTGTCAtacagaattttaaaaatttcatgcTATAAATCATTTATACTAGTCTTTGAAAGTGCTAAATCAGGGGTATCTTCAAGTATCTTCCCAATGGTGTTTCGTTAATGCAATTTCATGCTATTGATAAAGCTGTAGCTTTGGAACTCAACATCGCAGCCCGCCTTGCTTTCTTTGAACctatatatgttatttaaaatttattcaacatTAATCTTTTCTTGTACACTTTTCTTGATAAGTTGCAGGGAGAAAAAGCACAGGTTCTGCAACCCTTCTTACATCTCATCAATGTTAATTTTTCCATCATTACCGATATCCATCAGAATCAACCCTTTCTGTGGGAGCCGCCTCACTGTCTCCATCACgaaatcatcatcttcacctaCGCTGCCACGCATCGGCGCTACCAAAGACGTCATCCCTTCTCGCCAACCATCACACATCGGGGCCATCAAGGTTCCCTCGCTGGAAACCTCATTCTCTTCGTCGACAAGAGCAGAGTCTTCTATTGCGGCACCTCCATCGATCACCCTCACCGATCACCCTCACGTTTGGCCGTTTTAGAAGTAGTGAAGATTTCACTATCagaaaaatttaatgtttttaatgcATGAATATAGGGTCAAGTCGTGGTGGCCTCGCGAGGGGCAGAGCGAGGCTGTAATTGTGCTCGCATTTGGCTCATATGCCTCACTCCGGACACAACAAGCGTTGCCGGTGAATGTCCCAGCAACAATGTCACGTTTCTTGATCAGTACAGCCGCTCCGCGTCATCCGCCACGCCGTCCGTCAGCTCGCTCGGGGCTTTGTAGAGGAATGTCCCCAGGTGCCGTGGATAGCGTGTTACCCTTTAAGATCAATTCTAAATGTCGGGTGACAAGTGTCCTTGCCATTTccatcaatatatataatacttttagTACAAAGTCACAAAAGCTGCAGCGCTTTGGAAATTACCATTCCATAATATACACGCATTCAGATGCATTCGAAAATTACCATATATTCgacaatatattattatatatgcattcAAATACATGTTTGGACTCAAAAGCAGGTTTGAAGGACGGAACGATCTCAACTTTATTTCTGGTATTATATATCTTGCAGGTCACAAGAGTCTAAAACAATTACATCTAAATCGAATGGTCTCGATTTTTGATATTATCTTACAGGTCACAAGGCACTAAAGAATTTACGAGTTCATCTTAGTATGAGTTTCAAATTTTGGTCTCCAGACAATCAACAGAAGATCAACCAGTCTTACTTTCCGGTCTTACTCTCTCGGTCGATCGACCTTATAAcataatctatttttaatattaattgtcTAAACCTTGTAAATGTATTGGTTTGTTTGACTACTCTTTTTCTTATTCTACAGTGCAGATAAGCACATCTTGTATATAAAGGCGAACGCTAGAGAGCCGTTCATGTTGAAGAACTCAAAATCGGGGAAACACTCCCAgacctggtagatgttcgccctagaacacctaACTTATTGCGTatagggatacactccctctggtagatgttcgccctagaacacccagaacatcaaACTTAGTGGACCATCCCCTAGCCTAGGttatgttcgcccaagaacacctaGCGCACGCTAGTATAAGGGCAATCTACCTATTGTGGAACCTGGTAGGTGTTCGTCAACTCGCCATCAATTGTCCGGCCTTCCATGGCCTCAAGTGTTCAAGCATTCGGCCGTTCAGGCTCACAGGTTTTCGGTCCTTCGGCCTTTCGTGGCCTCAAGCGTTTCAGCATTTtgccgttcggcctcacatgtTTTTGGTCCTTCGACCTCAACCGCTCGGTCATCCATGGCTTCAAGTGTTCAAGCATTCGGTCGTTTGGCCTCACAGGTTTTCGGTCCTTCAGCCTCAACCGTTTGGCCCTTCGTGGCCTCAAGCGTTCTAGAATTTGGCCGTTCGAATGTTCAAgcattcggccgttcggcctcaccgGTTTTCGGTCCttcggcctcaaccgttcgaccTTTTGTGGCCTCAAGCGTTCCAACatttggccgttcggcctcacatgtTTTCGGTCCTTCGATCTCAACCGCTCGGCCATCCATGGCCTCAAGTGTTCAAGCATTCGGTCGTTCGGCCTTAAAGGTATTCTCACTTCGCCTCAATCGTTCGGCTTTTCGTGGCCTCAAGCGTTCCAGCatttggccgttcggcctcacatgtTTTCGGTCCTTCGACCTCAACCGCTCGGTCAACCATGGCTTCAAGTGTTCAAgcattcggccgttcggcctcacaggtTTTCGGTCCTTCGGCCTCAACCGTTCAGCCTTTTGTGGCCTCAAGCGTTCCAGCATTTGGCCGTTTGCCCTCACATTTTTTCGTTCCTTCGATCTCAACCGCTCGGCTATCCATGGCCTCAAGTGTTCAAGCATTGGGTCGTTCAACCTTAAAGGTATTCGCACttcggcctcaaccgttcggcctttcgTGGCCTCAAGCGTTCCAGCATTTGGCCGTTCAGCCTCACATGTTTTCGGTCCTTCGACCTCAACCGCTCGGTCATCCATGGCTTCAAGTGTTCAAgcattcggccgttcggcctcacaggtTTTCGGTCCTTCGGTAGATGGCAAGCCTTTCCAAATACAACCCTGAAAGGTGACATTCCTATTGGTACTTT harbors:
- the LOC108337819 gene encoding RING-H2 finger protein ATL60 produces the protein MVYESHQVGLDPSVLKSFPVLVFQPENFKEGLECAICLSEIIEGEKARLFPKCNHGFHVDCIDMWFHSHSTFPLCRNPVGFDSTKTSEENDFSGNTETSSSSSIEENSGAMHGLQSSIFPTNVLVWGNHTQVSSFGVSLEEEEGNSQQPTSPPSSTPLASSSDDDNVNGRCHGMLGIDIPIECTSSSLSPSGSRCVEDEVKSPMAATLRSFKRLLSRDKKLSPCSPSSVDVVQAQS
- the LOC108336782 gene encoding uncharacterized protein LOC108336782, with translation MGQGLSVGIDDLGNHCLCKVEIKPSLFSKRKGSKNLEVQSGKIDIFWDLSCAKFGFGHEPLEGFYLVVVFNKELVLLLGDLKKEACKKMDSDCAFSHNGIVFIAVESRMATGRLDSEAAMESERFSMAELS